The window CTGCGAAAAAAACTCGGCCCCGATCTGCCGATCATCGGCACGCTCGATCCGCATGGCAACTTGTCGCCAGCGATGGTCGCGGCTTGCAACGCCCTAATTGCCTACCGCACCAATCCCCATCTCGATCAGCGAGCCCGCGGCGTCGATGCAGCCCGGCTGATCGTGAAGACGGTACGCGGCGATCTCAAGCCCACGATGGCGGTGGCCTATCCGCCGCTGACGATCAACATTGAACGTCAATGCACGCACGATGAGCCTTGCCACTCGCTGTACAAGTTTGCCGACGAACAGTTGAACGACGACAGCGTTCTCAGCAACAGCATCATGCTCGGCTTTCCGTACGCCGATGTGGCGGAGATGGGAACGTCGCTGATTGCCGTAACCAACAACGATCTGGACCTTGCTCAGCGATTGGCCAATCAATTGGCCAACTACTTGTGGCAGCATCGCCAGGATTTTGAAGGTCACTTGCTCAGTGTCGATCAAGCGCTCGACCAGGCGAGTCATCTCACTGCGCCTCTTTGCCTGCTCGATATGGGCGACAACGTCGGCGGCGGTTCTCCCGGTGATGGCACTTGGCTGGCGAATGCGATTTCCGAACGTGGCCTGCATGACGCTTTCGTCTGCTTATACGACCCGGCTGCTGTGGAACAATGCGTCGCGGCGGGCGTTGGCGGCAAACTCCGTTTGGAAATGGGTGGCAAGACCGACAATCTGCACGGCCCGCCGCTCGTTGATGAAGTCGAAGTTCTCGGGCTCTACGACGGCCAGTTCGAAGAGACCCAGGCCCGGCATGGCGGGTTTACGAAGATGGATCAAGGGCCGACCGCAGTGGTCCTCACCAGTCGCGGCTTGACGGTAATGCTCACTACCCGCCGAGCCATGCCGTATAGCTTGAAGCAGATCACCACGTTTGGCATCGAGCCGGCGAAGTTCAAAGTGCTCGTCGCCAAAGGCGTGAACGCGCCCCTCGCGGCGTACAAAGAGGCCTGCAAGAGTTTCCTCAAAGTGAACACCGCCGGTTGCACGAGTGCCGACCTGACGCAGTTCGCCTATCACCGCCGCCGCCAGCCGCTCTACCCGCTGGAACGCGATTTCGAGTGGGCCGCTTCGTAGCGACAAGCTGCCAAGGCGATATCGCCGCCCGAAGTTGTCCACACCACAACAGCGTTTCAGAAATCTGAAACTGGCCTTAACTCCTCGCGGGGTAACACGTTCTTGCGAAAACAAACGGTTGTAGCGTCGTTATTTTACAACAACTACTTTGGGTGGTGCGCTCAATAACTGCAGTGCATGTCTTCCATTGATGCTGCACAACATTCGCAGCAGTCGCGCTTAATGTCTACCACACTGTCAAAGAACTTCTACCATCCTTTAGACAACATCGCGCGGACAACTCTGGTCCGTGGCTGGAAAGAAAGTAGCCGTTCACGCTGGCGCTGATTTCGGGAGGGCGAGGCTCCCGCCGAGCCGCGCCGGTCGAAAGCTGTCGCCTACGGCCTTCGCAATTCCACCTCGGCGGCTCGGCAGGAGCCTCGCCCTCCCGTCGCACGTCGCGACAACGTCGCTGGCGCGGAAAAATAGTATCCGTGCTCGTCCGCAGCGCATCCACAACTAGCAGACTCGTCGCAGTGAGTCGGGGATGAGGACTGTTTCCGCCTGGCGCGGCAGGTTAGGCTCGATGGAGCAACCTACTCTTCCGCCGAGGAATCTCGCCCCATGCCTTCCCCGCTTGGCAGCCTGC is drawn from Anatilimnocola floriformis and contains these coding sequences:
- a CDS encoding M81 family metallopeptidase is translated as MRIGIIALLQESNTFIAQPTQLSHFEQDMLVTGDAMRERLQGTHHEVGGMFHALEDLSVTPVPIFAARAFPFASIERLAAEELLRRMFAALDEAGRIDGLLVAPHGATVSEPWPDFDGYWLTELRKKLGPDLPIIGTLDPHGNLSPAMVAACNALIAYRTNPHLDQRARGVDAARLIVKTVRGDLKPTMAVAYPPLTINIERQCTHDEPCHSLYKFADEQLNDDSVLSNSIMLGFPYADVAEMGTSLIAVTNNDLDLAQRLANQLANYLWQHRQDFEGHLLSVDQALDQASHLTAPLCLLDMGDNVGGGSPGDGTWLANAISERGLHDAFVCLYDPAAVEQCVAAGVGGKLRLEMGGKTDNLHGPPLVDEVEVLGLYDGQFEETQARHGGFTKMDQGPTAVVLTSRGLTVMLTTRRAMPYSLKQITTFGIEPAKFKVLVAKGVNAPLAAYKEACKSFLKVNTAGCTSADLTQFAYHRRRQPLYPLERDFEWAAS